The following nucleotide sequence is from Paucidesulfovibrio longus DSM 6739.
GGGCTATGGCAGGCTCTTTCTTGCGGCGCGACCAGCGCCGCCGAATGGGATTCCAAAGGGGCATTGCCCCTTTGGCCGCCGGAGGCGCATCTTCTTCCCCCTGAATTCACCTGATCGTCACCTCGTCCCCTCCCCGCATCGGGAGGCCCTGGTGTATGTCCCTTGCGGGCTGCGGCGTGATGGGCTAAGGAATTGGGTTCCCGATACACCAGATGAGGAAGACCATGCGACCCGACTTCAAGAAAATGAACGGATTGGTGCCTGCCATCGCGCAGGATGCGGACACGGGCGAAGTCCTGATGATGGCCTACATGAACGAGGCCTCCTGGGACAAGACGCTGGAGACCGGCGAGGTCCATTATTGGAGCCGCAGCCGCCAGGAGCTCTGGCACAAGGGCGGCACGTCCGGCCATGTGCAGAAGGTCCGCTCCATACGCCTGGACTGCGACGACGACACCATCCTGGTGCTGGTCGAGCAGCTGGGCGGCGCGGCCTGCCACAAGGGCTATCGCTCCTGCTTCTACCGCGAGCTGAAGGACGGCGTCGTTTCCGAATGTTCGCCCGTGGTCTTCGACCCCAAGGAGGTCTACAAAAAATGAATGACAAGAAGCTGCGCCTCGGCGTTCCCAAGGGCTCGCTCCAGGAAGCGACCATCAAGCTTTTCGATAAGGCCGGCTGGCAGATCCGCACCCATGCGCGCAACTACTTTCCGGACATCAACGACCCGGAGATCAAGTGCAGCCTGGCCCGCGCTCAGGAAATGGCCACCTACGTGCAGAACGGCACCTTCGACGTGGGCCTGACGGGCAAAGACTGGGTTCTGGAATGGGACGCGGACGTGGTCGTGGTCGATGACCTGATCTACTCCAAGGTCTCCAACCGCCCGGCCCGCTGGGTGCTCTGCGTCAAGGGCGACTCGCCCTTCAAGCGCCCGGAGGATCTGGACGGCTGCAAGGTGGCCACGGAACTCGTGGGCTTCACCAAGAACTATTTCAACTCCCTGGGCGTGAAGGTGGACGTCTCCTTCTCCTGGGGCACCACCGAGGCCAAGGTGGTCGAGGGCCTCTGCGACGCCATCGTGGAGATCACCGAGACCGGCACCACCATCAAGGCCAACGGGCTGCGGATCATCGCGGAGCTGATGCAGACCAACACCCAGCTCATCGCCAACAAGGACGCCTGGAACGATCCCTGGAAGCGCAAGAAGATCCAGAACATCAACCTCCTGCTCCAGGGCGCCCTGCGCGCGGACAAGATGGTCGGCCTGAAGATGAACATGCCCAAGGCCAAGCTGGCCGAGGCCAACGGCGCGCTGCCCGCGCTGACCTCCCCCACCGTGGCCGAGCTGAAGAACCCGGACTGGGTTTCCGTGGAAATCATCGTGGAGGAGGCCATCGTCCGCGAAATCATTCCCCAGCTCAAGGAGCTGGGCGCAGAAGGCATCATCGAATACCCGCTGAACAAGGTCATCTAGTTTCGGGCCGGGGCGCGAAAGACCGCACTGTTTTTCGCGCCCCAGCCATCAAGGCTTGAGGAGCGCGAATGCTGACGAAAATCGCCATTATCCTGGCGTTGCTGGTTATCCTGATCGGATCGCTCCGCAACCGAAAGTCCGAGCGCCCCAGCCGGACCACGAACGTCCTGCTCTGCATCATCGCCGCACTGCTCGCCCTGTCCATTCTCACCCACTTCATCCGGACCTCCTAACCGTCCAGGTTTCCTAAACGCGAGGAGATTCCCTTGCTCGGCACCTATCTTCGGCTCGTGGCCACCATGACCCTCTGGGGCGGCACCTTCATCGCCGGGCGGCTGCT
It contains:
- the hisI gene encoding phosphoribosyl-AMP cyclohydrolase; the protein is MRPDFKKMNGLVPAIAQDADTGEVLMMAYMNEASWDKTLETGEVHYWSRSRQELWHKGGTSGHVQKVRSIRLDCDDDTILVLVEQLGGAACHKGYRSCFYRELKDGVVSECSPVVFDPKEVYKK
- the hisG gene encoding ATP phosphoribosyltransferase produces the protein MNDKKLRLGVPKGSLQEATIKLFDKAGWQIRTHARNYFPDINDPEIKCSLARAQEMATYVQNGTFDVGLTGKDWVLEWDADVVVVDDLIYSKVSNRPARWVLCVKGDSPFKRPEDLDGCKVATELVGFTKNYFNSLGVKVDVSFSWGTTEAKVVEGLCDAIVEITETGTTIKANGLRIIAELMQTNTQLIANKDAWNDPWKRKKIQNINLLLQGALRADKMVGLKMNMPKAKLAEANGALPALTSPTVAELKNPDWVSVEIIVEEAIVREIIPQLKELGAEGIIEYPLNKVI